A region from the Mucilaginibacter sp. CSA2-8R genome encodes:
- the xseB gene encoding exodeoxyribonuclease VII small subunit has product MTEDKLTYEAAAAELAEITKEMEEDTITVDALSAKVRRGAYLVNWCKARLKSTEDDIKSILGDLENPVE; this is encoded by the coding sequence ATGACAGAGGATAAATTAACCTATGAGGCAGCCGCGGCCGAGCTCGCCGAAATAACAAAAGAGATGGAAGAGGACACGATAACGGTTGATGCGCTGTCGGCAAAAGTTAGACGGGGAGCCTACTTGGTTAACTGGTGTAAAGCTCGCTTAAAAAGTACTGAGGATGATATAAAAAGTATTTTGGGTGATTTAGAAAATCCTGTCGAATAG
- a CDS encoding amino acid adenylation domain-containing protein — MSFQDTPLNESLLVSNIVQLVEEQARLTPDAIALKHHDSFVSYQNLIEKTNALAANLIQHNAQELVIGLSTTRNIQSIIALLAILKAGKAYLPLNPSQPTLRNTDIINEAAILSVIASGSDCDVFRALGLKVIDGGAQRQAPTALKYPTPSLAYVMYTSGSTGRPKGVAVAHQAAINLQLWMQSNLQIIVGAKTLQYTPLTFDVSFQEIFSTLTTGGTLVLVDDDIRLDPRQLLAFLNQEAINRLFLPFVALHYLTDAAGKVNLFPESLQVVVTAGEQLKVTPQLKRFFKALPNCILRNQYGPTEAHIIVTDLILSGTPDHWPDLPNIGKSIKNVTMAVLDDHQNFLPDGQSGELYIGGVCLAEGYWKQEALTQEKFITLQHPQMGAMRMYRTGDLGLYMPDGNIQFLGRVDHQVKIRGNRVELGEIESVLNGLPEVEQAVVVVKNNIANQPYLAAYVVAGQQGFNMSGLREALTQRLPDYMIPATFTKLADMPYNAAGKVDRNALPDPLHTRPDLNVDYQQPETVTEGNLAKIWCDLLQLDKVGTNDNFFDLGGNSLLALKLVVEMQDRFHYQTPVTKIFQLLTIKKIAASIDGSYTQTIPAVAKAKKQVGGDIAVIGIAGRFPGADDTDQLWDLLKEGREGIRFFAENELDANVPQQKRKSPDYVKARGVINHADQFDAEFFNINPKLAELMDPQQRVFLEIAWEVLESTGHLPGIYHGKTGVFAGTGNNSYYRRNVLSNPHLVSNVGSFQVMAANEKDYISTRTAYELNLNGPAVTVLAACSTSLVAVAQAVESLRAGKCDVAIAGGVAITSPINSGYLYKDGAMLSNDGHCRPFDAHAGGTTFSDGAGVVLLKPKEAAERDGDYIYGIIKGIGLNNDGGSKGNFAAPSAEGQAGAIAAAITDAGVDPGDISYVEAHGTATYIGDPMEIEGLKIAFGKSEATGYCGLGSIKSNVGHLTAAAGVAGLIKVVLAFKHQKLPPTINYHQLNPNILLDNSPFYINNTLSDWYSTKKRTAGVSSFGVGGTNAHVIVEEATQPNASSVSKRPLQLITWSAKNEVSLGAYAEHLSIWAGENVNESLADVAYTLQTKRKHFNQRSFAVLGDTSALSNQLIEEYSRNKQGVDIKNKQLAFVFPGQDAKYLHMCRELYEYEPVFKNAVDDCAKLFLTALGEDIRNIIYPAGGDDRLNQTQFAQPALFTMSYAMAQLWLSWGIMPTVVIGHSIGELAAAYFAGVLSLTDAVTLVSARGRLIAQMQSGAMLAVRAHVDQLKPLLVDGVSLAAVNGPKNCVLSGSNGDVQAFAARLDALSIPAVIMQAQHAFHSQALAEAAQKFEEVVTQVTLNEPVLPLISTATGKRLTAKEAKDPAYWSSQIVKPVLFADAIDTLMAEGIQVVIETGPNQVCSSLIAQQVNNVDVLILPSSLQPQRQASAYMPLFNSLGKLWQHGIEPDWIAFYKHENRRKIILPTYAFNRQNCWVNPPIDSNAEQKIDQQLTGVSVNETKLNKVIPLQQPAVAVNDAVTADVKQLLQNGAGVSISDSQCDTNFIDLGIDSLMMTQIRLTFQKHFGINITFRQFNAELYTLNLLTDYLVKNLPADRLQQYQPQVNQSISPIIQGDDALSQISRQLQVLTEQVAALQKGEAYLAPVLNNTSKQETPASHKLLSLDEQAEIKKPFGATARIERTKTELNKVQAAFLHNFTKAYNQKTAGSKAYTQQHRKHMADPRVVSGFKPQTKELTYSIVVEKSEGSRLWDIDGNEYIDALNGFGSNMLGYQPEIIKNAITAQIQLGYEIGPQHKLAGEVSELLCEFTGFDRSALCNTGSEAVLGAMRIARTVTNRSIIVAFTGSYHGIIDEVIVRGAKNLRSYPAAPGIMPEAVQNMLILDYGTEQSLDIIRSRGHEIAAVLVEPVQSRRPEFQPVEFLKQLRNITSQAGTILVFDEVITGFRMHSGGAQALFGIKADLATYGKVIGGGLSIGAIAGHAPLMDALDGGYWQYGDDSMPEAGVTYFAGTFVRHPLALAAAKASLLYFKAKGPSLQKGLTNSTTYLANALNAVCKQYKLPLTVAYFGSLWKIKFIEDVPYSELLFHLMRFNGIHIYDGFPCFLTEAHSRKDIDRIISVFKECVQVLINAQVFKTLFHSELMETAEHPPVEGAVLGRDLEGRPGWYTSNKEQPGKYLQVII; from the coding sequence ATGTCTTTTCAGGATACGCCGCTTAACGAATCTTTGCTTGTTTCTAACATCGTTCAATTGGTTGAAGAGCAGGCTCGCTTAACGCCTGATGCAATTGCGTTAAAACATCATGATTCTTTTGTTTCGTATCAAAACTTAATTGAAAAGACAAATGCCTTGGCGGCTAACCTTATCCAACATAATGCGCAAGAACTTGTAATTGGTTTAAGCACCACCCGAAACATTCAGAGCATTATAGCCTTACTTGCCATATTAAAAGCAGGCAAAGCTTATCTGCCCTTAAATCCAAGCCAACCCACCTTAAGAAATACTGATATTATTAACGAAGCAGCTATTTTAAGCGTTATCGCTTCCGGTAGTGATTGTGATGTCTTTCGAGCATTAGGTTTAAAGGTAATTGATGGTGGTGCGCAAAGGCAAGCACCAACAGCGTTAAAATATCCAACGCCGTCATTAGCTTATGTGATGTATACTTCCGGATCAACCGGTAGGCCTAAGGGGGTGGCCGTAGCGCATCAGGCAGCTATCAATCTGCAGTTATGGATGCAAAGTAATCTTCAGATCATTGTGGGTGCAAAAACCCTGCAGTATACACCGCTTACCTTTGATGTATCTTTTCAGGAAATATTTTCGACTTTAACAACCGGCGGCACGTTGGTGCTTGTAGATGATGATATAAGGCTTGATCCTCGTCAATTGCTGGCTTTCCTGAACCAGGAAGCCATAAACCGGCTTTTCCTTCCTTTTGTAGCTCTGCACTATTTGACGGATGCTGCCGGCAAAGTCAATCTGTTTCCAGAAAGTCTGCAAGTAGTGGTTACTGCAGGCGAACAGTTAAAGGTAACACCACAGTTGAAACGGTTTTTTAAGGCGCTGCCTAACTGTATATTGCGTAATCAGTACGGGCCCACCGAGGCGCATATCATTGTAACCGACCTCATTTTAAGCGGCACCCCAGACCACTGGCCCGATTTACCCAATATTGGTAAGTCTATTAAAAATGTGACGATGGCCGTTTTAGACGATCATCAAAATTTTTTACCTGATGGGCAATCAGGCGAACTTTATATAGGCGGCGTATGCCTGGCGGAGGGTTACTGGAAACAGGAGGCGCTTACACAGGAAAAATTTATTACACTTCAACATCCTCAAATGGGCGCCATGCGCATGTACCGCACCGGAGACTTAGGCTTATATATGCCGGATGGTAATATTCAGTTTTTAGGACGCGTTGATCATCAGGTTAAAATTCGCGGCAATCGTGTTGAATTGGGCGAAATTGAGTCAGTGCTAAATGGCCTTCCCGAAGTAGAACAGGCAGTGGTGGTGGTCAAAAATAACATAGCAAACCAGCCTTATCTGGCTGCATATGTAGTTGCCGGCCAACAGGGTTTTAACATGAGTGGTTTACGTGAGGCTTTAACGCAGCGCCTGCCTGATTACATGATTCCGGCAACGTTTACAAAACTTGCCGACATGCCGTACAATGCCGCTGGCAAAGTAGATCGTAATGCCTTGCCGGACCCCTTACACACCAGGCCTGATCTTAATGTCGATTACCAGCAGCCTGAAACAGTTACAGAAGGAAACCTCGCCAAAATATGGTGTGATCTATTGCAGTTAGACAAGGTTGGGACTAACGATAATTTTTTTGATTTAGGCGGTAACTCTCTTTTAGCACTCAAATTGGTGGTGGAGATGCAGGACCGGTTCCACTATCAGACACCTGTAACCAAAATTTTCCAATTACTAACAATTAAAAAAATAGCGGCTTCTATAGATGGCAGTTATACACAGACAATTCCTGCTGTTGCAAAAGCGAAAAAACAAGTAGGTGGTGATATAGCTGTAATTGGCATAGCCGGAAGATTTCCGGGGGCCGATGATACCGACCAGCTTTGGGATTTACTTAAAGAAGGAAGAGAAGGCATCCGCTTTTTTGCAGAAAACGAATTGGACGCCAATGTCCCTCAACAAAAACGTAAAAGTCCAGATTACGTCAAAGCACGCGGTGTCATCAATCACGCCGATCAATTTGATGCGGAGTTTTTTAATATTAACCCTAAGCTTGCCGAGTTAATGGATCCGCAACAGCGGGTGTTTTTAGAAATAGCGTGGGAGGTGTTAGAAAGTACCGGGCACTTGCCAGGTATTTACCATGGCAAAACCGGGGTATTTGCCGGAACTGGAAACAATAGCTATTACCGTCGCAACGTATTATCAAATCCACATTTGGTTAGTAACGTTGGTAGTTTTCAGGTAATGGCTGCTAACGAAAAAGATTACATCAGCACACGTACAGCATATGAGTTAAATTTAAATGGCCCGGCGGTAACCGTGTTGGCGGCCTGTTCTACCTCGCTGGTGGCCGTGGCGCAGGCAGTAGAGAGCCTTCGCGCCGGTAAATGCGATGTAGCTATTGCCGGTGGTGTGGCAATTACTTCGCCCATTAATAGCGGTTATTTGTATAAAGATGGTGCTATGCTGAGCAACGATGGGCATTGCCGCCCTTTTGACGCCCATGCCGGCGGCACTACCTTTAGCGATGGCGCAGGGGTGGTGTTGTTGAAACCGAAGGAGGCTGCCGAACGCGATGGCGATTACATTTATGGCATCATTAAGGGCATTGGTTTAAATAACGATGGAGGTAGCAAGGGTAATTTTGCTGCGCCAAGCGCCGAAGGCCAGGCGGGCGCCATTGCCGCCGCTATTACCGATGCTGGCGTTGATCCTGGTGACATTAGTTACGTAGAAGCACATGGTACGGCTACCTACATTGGCGACCCTATGGAGATTGAAGGGCTCAAAATAGCTTTCGGTAAAAGCGAGGCAACAGGCTATTGCGGCTTAGGCTCAATAAAAAGCAATGTGGGCCATTTAACTGCTGCTGCCGGTGTAGCTGGTTTAATAAAAGTAGTGCTGGCTTTTAAGCATCAAAAGTTGCCGCCAACTATCAATTACCACCAGCTGAACCCCAATATATTGTTGGATAACTCGCCATTCTATATTAATAATACGCTTAGTGATTGGTACTCAACTAAGAAGCGCACGGCTGGAGTTAGTTCCTTCGGAGTGGGAGGCACCAATGCGCACGTCATTGTGGAGGAAGCAACTCAACCCAATGCTTCATCAGTAAGTAAAAGGCCTTTGCAACTGATAACTTGGTCTGCAAAAAACGAGGTCAGTTTAGGTGCTTATGCCGAACATTTGAGCATTTGGGCTGGTGAAAATGTAAACGAATCGCTTGCAGATGTAGCCTATACTTTGCAAACCAAGCGTAAGCATTTTAACCAAAGAAGCTTTGCCGTATTGGGTGACACCAGTGCACTGAGCAATCAACTAATTGAAGAGTATAGTCGTAATAAGCAAGGTGTTGACATTAAAAATAAGCAGCTTGCATTTGTTTTTCCGGGGCAGGATGCTAAATACCTACACATGTGCCGCGAGTTGTATGAATATGAGCCGGTATTTAAAAATGCAGTTGATGATTGCGCTAAATTATTTTTAACAGCGCTTGGTGAAGACATACGCAATATCATTTACCCCGCTGGCGGAGATGACAGGCTCAACCAAACCCAGTTTGCGCAGCCAGCGTTATTTACCATGAGTTATGCGATGGCTCAGCTATGGTTGAGCTGGGGCATCATGCCGACTGTAGTAATTGGGCATAGTATTGGCGAATTGGCAGCCGCTTATTTTGCCGGCGTACTTAGCCTTACCGACGCAGTTACGCTGGTGAGCGCCCGCGGCCGGCTAATTGCACAGATGCAAAGCGGTGCAATGCTGGCCGTTCGTGCACATGTTGATCAGCTAAAGCCACTGTTAGTTGATGGGGTAAGTTTGGCTGCGGTTAATGGGCCTAAAAATTGTGTATTGTCTGGCAGCAATGGGGATGTACAGGCTTTCGCTGCTCGACTGGACGCTTTAAGCATACCAGCGGTAATTATGCAGGCGCAGCATGCGTTTCATTCGCAAGCCTTAGCCGAGGCTGCCCAAAAGTTTGAGGAAGTGGTAACACAGGTTACTTTAAACGAGCCGGTGTTGCCGTTAATATCAACAGCCACAGGTAAGCGTTTAACAGCAAAAGAGGCTAAGGATCCTGCATATTGGTCGAGCCAGATAGTGAAGCCTGTTTTATTTGCCGATGCTATTGATACACTAATGGCGGAAGGTATACAGGTGGTGATAGAAACCGGTCCTAATCAAGTATGTTCTTCGTTGATAGCACAACAAGTTAATAACGTGGATGTACTAATTCTGCCATCTTCGCTCCAGCCTCAAAGGCAAGCATCGGCTTATATGCCTTTATTCAATTCATTAGGTAAACTGTGGCAGCATGGTATAGAGCCGGATTGGATCGCATTTTATAAGCACGAAAATCGTCGCAAAATAATTTTACCTACCTACGCTTTTAACCGGCAAAATTGCTGGGTAAATCCGCCAATAGATAGCAACGCGGAACAAAAAATTGATCAGCAACTAACAGGAGTATCGGTAAACGAAACTAAATTAAACAAGGTTATCCCACTGCAACAGCCGGCTGTTGCAGTAAATGATGCAGTTACGGCAGATGTGAAGCAACTGCTGCAAAACGGTGCCGGAGTAAGTATAAGCGATAGCCAGTGCGATACTAACTTTATTGATTTGGGCATCGACTCGTTGATGATGACTCAAATCAGGTTAACATTTCAGAAACATTTTGGTATCAATATTACGTTCAGGCAGTTTAATGCAGAGCTGTATACGTTAAATTTACTGACGGATTATTTGGTGAAAAACTTACCGGCTGACCGTTTGCAGCAATACCAGCCGCAAGTAAATCAGTCTATATCGCCGATCATTCAGGGTGATGATGCACTGTCGCAGATTAGTCGGCAATTGCAAGTACTCACCGAACAGGTGGCGGCGTTACAAAAAGGTGAAGCATATTTAGCACCTGTATTAAACAATACCAGCAAACAGGAAACACCGGCATCTCATAAATTATTGAGTTTAGATGAGCAAGCCGAGATTAAAAAGCCATTTGGTGCTACGGCGCGTATCGAGCGAACTAAAACCGAATTGAACAAAGTTCAGGCAGCCTTTCTACACAACTTTACCAAGGCGTACAACCAAAAAACAGCCGGTAGCAAAGCATATACGCAGCAGCATCGCAAGCATATGGCCGATCCGCGTGTTGTATCAGGTTTTAAACCGCAAACTAAGGAACTGACGTATTCGATCGTTGTCGAAAAATCAGAAGGCAGCCGTTTGTGGGACATTGACGGCAATGAATACATTGACGCACTAAATGGTTTTGGTTCAAATATGTTGGGCTACCAGCCCGAAATAATTAAAAACGCCATTACAGCACAGATACAGCTTGGCTATGAGATTGGTCCGCAACACAAACTGGCCGGCGAAGTAAGCGAATTACTTTGTGAATTTACCGGTTTTGACCGCTCGGCACTTTGCAATACCGGATCGGAGGCAGTACTTGGTGCTATGCGTATTGCGCGTACTGTAACTAACAGGTCTATCATCGTAGCCTTCACAGGCTCTTACCACGGCATTATTGACGAGGTTATTGTACGCGGAGCAAAAAATTTGCGTTCGTATCCGGCGGCGCCTGGCATCATGCCCGAGGCAGTGCAAAACATGTTGATACTCGATTATGGCACCGAACAAAGTTTGGATATCATCCGCTCGCGCGGCCACGAGATAGCGGCGGTGTTGGTAGAGCCAGTACAAAGCAGGCGCCCGGAATTTCAGCCGGTTGAATTTTTAAAGCAATTGCGGAACATTACGAGCCAAGCAGGTACCATATTGGTTTTTGACGAGGTGATAACCGGCTTTCGGATGCATTCCGGCGGTGCACAGGCATTGTTCGGCATTAAAGCTGATTTAGCCACTTACGGTAAGGTGATTGGCGGAGGGCTCTCTATAGGCGCCATTGCCGGTCACGCCCCCTTAATGGATGCGCTTGATGGGGGGTACTGGCAATATGGTGATGACTCCATGCCCGAAGCCGGCGTCACTTACTTTGCCGGGACATTTGTGAGGCACCCGCTGGCACTGGCGGCCGCCAAAGCCTCGTTGCTCTACTTCAAAGCAAAAGGCCCATCGCTGCAGAAAGGTTTAACAAATAGTACTACCTATCTGGCCAACGCCTTAAATGCCGTATGTAAACAGTATAAGTTGCCATTAACGGTAGCATATTTCGGATCTTTATGGAAAATTAAGTTTATTGAGGATGTACCTTATAGCGAGTTATTGTTTCATCTGATGCGTTTTAACGGTATACATATTTATGATGGCTTTCCGTGCTTTTTAACCGAAGCACATAGCCGCAAAGATATAGACCGAATTATTTCTGTTTTTAAAGAGTGTGTTCAAGTATTAATTAATGCTCAAGTATTTAAAACACTATTCCATAGCGAGTTGATGGAAACAGCAGAGCATCCGCCGGTTGAGGGTGCTGTGCTAGGTCGCGACCTGGAAGGAAGACCAGGCTGGTATACAAGCAATAAAGAGCAACCCGGCAAATATCTTCAGGTTATTATTTAG
- a CDS encoding amino acid adenylation domain-containing protein yields the protein MDFQTIDYNPFSAHQLQKVVPSTEQQLEIWSSILFGGTKASLAFNESMTLRLIGLLNAEALQQAFAQVLHRHESLRLVFAPDGKQLCIFESIEFDFLHQDISHHDASAQDDFIKIHIQKDVSTPFDLVNGPLFRIALFSRSATHHEVVFTIHHIVCDGWSLGLISKELSDLYRAIINRQISVSPEPAAFSDYAIQQILAINNREHAGAEEFWLNLYKDGVPVLNLPIDYSRPQIRTFSSRRADFMVDAEVINGLRSLSKAYKCSFITVFIAAFESFLYRLTGQAEITLGLPAAGQPATGQLNLVGHCVNLLPLRAVIDEKLHFAEYLQQRTVAILDAFDHQQVTLGSLIKKLNIKRDPSRVPLVPVALNVDMGFDDGVEFGDLKHSFSTNARVAENFEIFINLADTPDGLQLEWSYNAQLFKPQTIRQMMMGFQTLVKQVSENPQLLLKQITISDPTVNRSKPDPDYIVTPYPAQPLHDLIEQTANKFRDKIAVIDNKTSITYQTLIQRANRLVHELGSLGIGLGDRVAILLDRSVETVVALLAVLKAGAAYVPLDSIFPAERLNYMLEDSGARLLITQTGLFEALSFSGQYLDIEKVDWTKNVLPPSVKISNYSLAYIIYTSGSTGKPKGVEVEHRSLVNFLYSMQQEPGISVADKLLAVTTISFDIAALELFLPLLAGAQVVLASVSAAKDSKALLSLITQHKITIMQATPATWKMMLIAGWDTAQPIKALCGGEALSKLLAMELLDKCSELWNMYGPTETTVWSAVKQVQKQDSIITIGKAINNTQIFILGENGNRVATGQAGEICISGEGVARGYHQRSELTSKKFVTNRTLSQTRIYRTGDLGKVDNSGDLICLGRVDFQVKVRGYRIEVEEIESHLLQLPFIEGAVVMAVDDRLVGYATVKNRLGDDDRLVALCKEHLKKWLPAYMVPSDIIIITSFPLTPNGKTDRNALISKNPLYSEAHNVTAEPQNSTEDMLVTLWNKLLHINTIGLHDDFFEKGGHSLLAAQMVAEVEKTTGTHVPLAMLFKYPTIKGLALYLTKNKAEEVQGSLVTIKSTGSKPPVFIVHGYGLNVHMFNFLAQAMDDEQPVYALQAKGLNGLDEPADDLAKLAEYYVSEIIKVWPAGPLALGGYSLGGSIALELAKQLQAAGRTITLLAMIDAYAEVTFLQEDRYKAVVSKLLRQLGKLKFVAQSLLQDPLKTIRYQTTIIKSHFHRWLGFGEHEHTVHSPLIDEIYIKLDKALQNYKLTPYNGRVAVFKAKTRAYYVPDSKYLGWKSFAKQGIKVYEIPGDHQTMLTGNNALLLAQGLQAALDNEIN from the coding sequence ATGGATTTTCAAACCATAGATTATAATCCTTTTTCAGCACATCAACTCCAAAAGGTGGTGCCCTCAACAGAGCAGCAACTGGAGATATGGTCGTCTATATTATTTGGCGGAACTAAGGCCAGCTTAGCTTTTAACGAATCAATGACGTTGCGCTTAATTGGTCTTCTTAATGCAGAAGCATTGCAGCAAGCGTTTGCACAAGTATTGCACCGGCACGAATCGTTGCGCTTGGTATTCGCGCCTGATGGAAAGCAGCTTTGCATTTTTGAAAGCATTGAGTTCGATTTTCTGCATCAAGATATCAGCCATCATGATGCCAGTGCACAAGATGATTTTATCAAGATACATATTCAAAAAGATGTTAGTACACCATTTGATTTAGTGAACGGTCCGCTTTTTCGAATCGCTTTATTCAGTCGCTCAGCTACCCATCACGAAGTTGTGTTTACTATCCACCACATTGTTTGCGACGGTTGGTCGCTGGGGTTAATTAGTAAAGAGCTGAGCGACTTATACCGTGCTATTATTAACAGACAAATTTCCGTTTCACCTGAGCCGGCAGCTTTTAGTGATTATGCCATCCAGCAGATATTGGCGATTAACAACCGGGAACATGCAGGGGCAGAAGAGTTTTGGTTAAATCTGTACAAAGATGGCGTGCCGGTACTCAATTTACCTATCGATTACTCTCGTCCGCAAATCCGCACTTTTAGCAGTCGCCGTGCTGATTTTATGGTTGATGCTGAGGTAATCAATGGTTTGCGATCATTAAGCAAAGCATATAAATGCAGTTTCATTACCGTATTTATAGCCGCTTTTGAAAGTTTTTTATACCGCCTCACCGGACAGGCAGAAATTACATTAGGCTTGCCGGCTGCCGGACAACCGGCTACCGGCCAGCTAAATCTGGTAGGACATTGCGTAAACCTTTTGCCGCTCAGGGCAGTTATTGATGAAAAGCTGCATTTTGCCGAATACCTACAGCAACGGACAGTTGCAATATTAGATGCATTTGATCATCAGCAGGTTACTTTAGGTAGCCTTATTAAAAAGTTGAACATTAAACGTGATCCGTCTCGTGTACCGTTAGTGCCTGTTGCATTAAACGTTGATATGGGTTTCGATGATGGTGTTGAATTTGGTGATCTGAAGCATAGCTTTAGTACGAACGCGCGGGTTGCTGAAAATTTTGAAATTTTTATAAATCTTGCTGATACCCCAGACGGTCTGCAGTTGGAATGGTCTTACAATGCCCAATTGTTTAAGCCTCAAACCATCCGCCAAATGATGATGGGTTTTCAGACTTTGGTAAAACAGGTGTCTGAAAATCCACAATTGTTGTTAAAGCAAATAACTATTTCTGACCCTACAGTAAACAGAAGCAAGCCTGACCCCGATTATATAGTTACACCATACCCTGCGCAACCTCTTCACGATTTAATTGAGCAAACCGCTAACAAATTTCGTGATAAAATAGCCGTTATAGATAATAAAACATCAATTACGTATCAAACGCTAATACAGCGGGCAAATCGTCTGGTGCACGAGCTAGGCAGCCTTGGAATTGGCCTTGGTGACAGGGTAGCCATTTTGCTCGATCGATCTGTTGAGACTGTGGTTGCTTTACTGGCGGTCCTAAAAGCCGGTGCCGCCTATGTTCCACTGGATAGTATTTTTCCGGCCGAGCGGTTGAACTATATGTTGGAAGATTCGGGTGCAAGGTTGTTAATTACACAAACCGGTCTTTTTGAAGCGCTGTCGTTTAGTGGTCAGTATCTTGATATCGAGAAAGTTGACTGGACGAAGAACGTGCTGCCGCCGTCTGTAAAAATTTCTAATTATAGTTTGGCCTACATTATTTATACCTCAGGATCAACGGGTAAACCTAAAGGTGTTGAAGTAGAACATCGCAGCTTAGTTAACTTTTTGTATAGCATGCAACAAGAGCCGGGTATAAGCGTTGCTGATAAATTGCTGGCTGTAACAACTATCTCATTTGATATTGCTGCCCTCGAATTATTTCTGCCGCTTTTAGCGGGGGCACAAGTTGTATTAGCCAGTGTGAGCGCGGCAAAAGACAGTAAAGCTTTGCTGAGCTTGATTACGCAGCACAAGATTACTATCATGCAAGCTACTCCTGCTACCTGGAAAATGATGTTGATTGCAGGATGGGATACAGCACAACCAATTAAGGCCTTGTGCGGCGGAGAAGCTTTAAGCAAATTACTGGCTATGGAACTGCTTGATAAATGCAGCGAACTCTGGAATATGTATGGCCCTACTGAAACAACTGTTTGGTCGGCTGTAAAGCAGGTCCAAAAGCAAGACAGCATTATCACTATTGGCAAAGCCATCAACAATACACAGATCTTTATTCTGGGTGAAAATGGAAACCGAGTTGCAACAGGGCAGGCGGGTGAAATTTGTATCAGTGGTGAGGGGGTAGCTCGCGGTTATCATCAGAGATCCGAGTTAACGTCCAAAAAGTTTGTAACTAATAGAACGCTGAGCCAAACACGCATTTACAGAACCGGTGATTTAGGTAAGGTTGACAATAGCGGAGATTTGATTTGCCTGGGGCGGGTCGACTTTCAGGTTAAAGTGCGTGGATATCGTATTGAGGTTGAAGAAATAGAGTCGCACTTGCTGCAGTTGCCTTTCATTGAGGGTGCTGTTGTTATGGCTGTTGATGACCGCTTGGTTGGATACGCGACGGTAAAAAATCGTTTGGGCGATGATGACCGGTTAGTGGCTTTATGTAAGGAGCATCTTAAAAAATGGTTGCCAGCCTATATGGTGCCGTCTGATATCATCATTATCACCTCATTTCCGCTTACGCCTAATGGTAAAACCGATCGTAATGCGTTGATAAGCAAGAATCCACTGTATAGCGAAGCACATAATGTAACGGCTGAACCTCAAAATTCTACAGAGGATATGCTGGTAACGCTGTGGAATAAATTGCTGCATATAAATACCATAGGCCTTCACGATGATTTTTTTGAAAAGGGTGGTCACTCTCTTTTAGCCGCACAGATGGTTGCAGAGGTTGAAAAAACAACCGGTACACATGTTCCGCTAGCCATGCTCTTTAAATATCCAACTATTAAAGGCTTAGCTTTATACTTAACAAAAAATAAAGCAGAAGAGGTACAGGGCTCGTTAGTAACCATTAAATCAACAGGTAGTAAACCTCCTGTTTTTATTGTACATGGCTACGGGTTAAACGTTCACATGTTTAATTTTTTAGCCCAGGCCATGGATGATGAGCAACCAGTTTACGCACTACAGGCTAAAGGGCTTAACGGCTTAGATGAGCCGGCAGATGACCTAGCTAAACTAGCTGAATATTACGTGAGCGAAATTATAAAGGTGTGGCCGGCCGGCCCTTTAGCTTTAGGCGGCTATTCGTTAGGCGGCAGTATCGCATTAGAGTTGGCTAAACAATTACAGGCAGCCGGCAGAACAATTACGCTGCTGGCGATGATAGATGCTTATGCCGAAGTAACCTTTTTACAAGAAGATAGATACAAGGCGGTTGTCAGTAAACTACTGAGGCAATTGGGAAAGTTAAAATTTGTAGCGCAGTCATTATTACAAGATCCGTTGAAAACCATCCGGTACCAAACAACCATCATTAAAAGTCATTTCCACCGGTGGTTAGGCTTTGGTGAGCATGAACATACCGTGCATTCACCGCTGATTGATGAGATTTACATTAAATTAGATAAAGCACTCCAAAATTATAAACTGACGCCTTACAACGGACGGGTGGCGGTT